A segment of the Fusobacterium ulcerans genome:
TATTTTTTGACATAGAGCTTTCTCTGGCATCTACTATCATTCCTTTTCTTATCTTTTCCTTTGCATGAATTCCATTTCTTACTTCATGGCATGACACAGGACCACCACATAAATAAGCTGAAAGATCTTTACCAATTACTTCTGGAGCATGTCCTTGAAGGAACTTATCTTTTTGATATGCAGCATCTATTATATCTTCCATTCTTTTATCAGAATTAATGACACCAACATAGTCCATTACCTCTCCCAATCCAAGAATTCTATCTTTATCCAGCATTTTATCTATCATATCAGCTGTAAGTTCAGCCCCAGTAGTTTCAAGACCTACTACTGATGGTACACATGAAGGAATAAGGAAATATTGATTCATAGGAAGATTTTCAGAAGCTTCAAGCATATAGTCAACTCCCTCTTCTCCCAGAGCATTTCCTATTTCATGAGGATCAGCTATTATAGTAGTAGTTCCCTTTGGAATAACAGCTTCAGCAAAGTGGTATGGAGTCAAATGACTGCTCTCTATATGAAGATGAGAATCAATAAACCCAGGAGCAAGATATTTTCCTTTCAAGTCCACTACTTTCTCAGCTTTTTTATTTTTATCATTTTCAATTTCTACTACATCTGCAATATATTCGTTGTATAGATATACATTAGCCATATAGATTTCCCCAGAAAATACATTTACAAGATTAGCATTTTCCAATTTCAAAGTTGCTTCTCTTTTTCCAAGGGCAGTCTCTATAAGTTTTCTTCTATCTATTTTATTCATTTATTCCTCCTTGAATGAAATTATATCATTTTTAAAAATATACTATATTATATACTAAATTTTGAAAAACGTAAATAAATACATTTCAAGCATAATTAAATAAGGGCTTTTAATTTTAAAATAAAAAAATTGTTTTATAGGTACTATATAAAGTTTTTTAATGTTTGATAATTCTTTTTATAAAAAAAGATAAAATTTTCCATCAATGTCTATCATTACGCTAAAATGTTTTAAAAATATTATAAAATATGCTATTATAGTAATAGATGTATAATAAAAATAACTGGGGGAAAATTAAGGAGCAGCCATGGAACTTATAAAAAATCTTTTTGGGGAAAAAGGTTATATCGATGGAATAACAATTATAGACACAAAAGGGGAAATACTTTTTACAGTTAAATTTAATAGTAAACTTAATAACAATAGTGAAGGTTATGAAGTAATAGGAAAAAATTTCTATGAAATATATGAAAATCTTTCTGGAAATAAAAGCAGCATGTATAGAGCTATGGAATTGGAAATGCCCATATATGTTAAAAATCAAAAATTAAAGCCTAGAAATCATAAAGAAATATTAATTTCTTCATTATCAATACCAATTAAGTCAGGAGGCAGGGTAGTAGGAGCCATTGATTTATCCTCTGAAGAGATAACTGATCCTAAAAGATTTGAAAAAGATACTGAAATAAGCTTAGATGAATTAAAAAAAATAAATTTAAAAGATCTTTCTTTAAATAAGAATGGGGCGAGATATACTCTTGATGATATTATAACTAACAACTTTGAAATGAAGCAATTGAAAGAATTTATAAAAACGATATCTGATTCATATCTTCCAGTAATGATTTATGGAGAAACTGGAACTGGAAAAGAGCTTTTTGCTCAGGCTATACATAATGAAAGTAAAAGAAAAGATAAGCCTTTTATTGCTCAAAACTGTGCAGCTATACCAGAAAACCTTCTTGAAAGTATATTCTTTGGGACAGCTAAGGGAGCATTTACAGGGGCAGTAGACAGTCCGGGACTTTTAGAGACAGCAGATGGGGGAACTATTTTTTTAGATGAAATCAACTCTATGCCTATGAATTTGCAGTCTAAATTATTGAGAGCCCTACAGGAGAATAAAATAAGAAGAATAGGAGCAAAGGATGTAATAGATATCAATGTAAAAATAATTGCAGCTTTAAATAAAGATCCTATGAAAGCAATAGAGGACAATGAATTAAGGATGGACCTTTACTATAGACTGAGTGTTTTAAATATAACTATTCCTCCATTAAGAGAGAGAAAAGATGATATCTCTGTTCTTGTAAATTATTTTGTAGCTAAATATAATGAACTTCTTGAAAAGAATGTAAGATATATTTCCAGTGAAATATGCCAGACATTCCAGACATATGACTGGCCGGGAAATATAAGAGAGATAGAGCATATAGTAGCTTTTGGTATGAGTGTTATAAGACCAGATGAGGAAAAACTTGAATTTTCAGATTTAGAAAGAAAATGGATAGAGATAACAGGAAAGAAAAAGCAGAAAACAGAGCTTCCTGTTAAAGATTTGAAAACAATGGTAGAGGAATATGAAAAAAATGTAATAGAAAAAGTTTTGGAAATGTCTATGCACAATATATCAAAGGCTTCATTAATATTAAAGATACCAAGACAAACTTTACAAAGAAAAATAAAACAATATGAATTGTAGGGAGTGAGGATATTGAAAAAGAAATTTGCGTTTATACTTATGGGAAATCATTATACTCCAGAGGTACATAAGGCTGTATTTGAAACTGAAAATCAAGTTACTTATATATGTACTATAAAGAATTTTGATGAAATGGAAGACAAAATAAAATATCTTGTGGAAGAGGGAGTTGGAGCAATAGAACTATGTGGTGCTTTTGGAAAAGAAAAAGCAGATGAAGTAGTTAAAATGACAGATAATAAAGTAGCTGTTGGGTATATTGTACATGATCCTTCTCTGGATCCTTTGTTTAAGAAATTTTTTGGTAATTAATACAAAAAAATGGATATAAAGTTATTCAGCCTAGAAATTTTGTAATTAAATTTCTGGGCTTTTCTTTTCTTTGCTCAAATATGATTAAAAAATCAAAAACTGGCATTGGATTGCCCGAATGTGAGCAATATATACAATTTATGGCGAACTGAATGATATCTTTTAGTTTGTAAATGAAACAAAAAGTTGAAAAATAAGAAAACAAATTTTGTAATAATGACATATTTTATCACTTTCAGATCACAAAAAAAATATTATTTTTTGGCATGGTTATTGCTTTATATTAAGGCATAAATAAAGCAACATACCAAGGAGGATAAAATGAAAGTAGGATTATTAAAAGATATTAAAGATGGAGAGTTCAGAACAATAATGACACCTAACGAGGCAGCAGAATTAGTTTCTCTGGGAGCAGAAGTATATGTAGAGACTGGTGCAGGAGAAGGAGCAAGTTTTGAGGATGCAGATTATGTGAAAGCAGGAGCAAAAATAGCAAAAGATATGAAAGAGATCTATGCAACTTGTGACTTTGTTACAAAAGTAAAAGAGTTGGAAGAGTGTGAATTTGATCTTTTAAGGGAAGGACAAATAATATTCACTTGTCTTCACCCAGCAGCTTCAAAAGATGAAGTAGATGTTTTATTAAAATCAAAAGTTATAGCTTTTACAGCAGAGGATACTCATAGATATGGATCACCTAACTGTGAAATAGCTGGTAAATTAGGTCTTTTAAAAGGAGCAGAGCATCTATTAAGAACTAATGGAGGATCTGGACAACTAATTTGTGGAGCAGGGGGAGCACCAGCAGCTAATATCCTTATTATAGGAGCTGGACTTGCAGGAACTGGAGCACTTCAATTAGCTTACGGATTGGGAGCTAACATAACAGTTATGGATATAAATGTAAAAATACTAAGAGATTTAATAGAAAGATATCCAGGAATCAATACAATGATATCTAACTCAGCAAACATAAAAGCTTTAATGCCAAATCTTGATATAATAGTAAACTGTGTAAAATGGCCTAAACATAGAAAAGATCATCTAGTAACTAGAGAAATGCTTTCTATGATGAAAAAAGGATCAGTAATTGTAGACGTAAGTGCTGACGTTGGTGGAGCTATTGAAACTTACCATCATACTACTCATGAAAATCCAACATTTGTTGTAGATGGAATAGTACACTATGGAGTAGATAATATCCCGGGAGCAGCTTCAAAAACTACATCAATAGCTTATGCTGCAAGTGTTATAGAACATTTCAAGTCAATAGTTCAAAATGGTGTAAAAGAAGCATGCAGACTTAATGGATATCTTAGAAGAAGTATGACTTCATATATGGGTGTACTTACTCATGAAGAAACATCAGCTATTCAAGGAAGAGAGTGGGTAACTCCAGAAGAAATGTTAGGATTGGAAGAAGGAACTTACAGTATAGCTCCTAAAGCTACAAGCACTTCATCAAAACCTACAACTTGCAAAAAATAGACAGTCAGATACTCAAACATAGATTGTATTTTAGAAGAATGGATAGAGTAAGAAAAAAGCTAAGACCAGAGCATTTCACTTTATCCATTTTTTTCTAAAAAAGAAAAATGGGGAAATTTATTTATAGGAGGTAATTATGGATTTTAGTATTGAAGTATTGTTTTTGGATTTAATGAAAGCAGCAGTGCTTATTTTTTTAGGACATATGTTAAGAAGTAAAGTCAAGTTTCTACAAAACCTGTATATACCATCAAGTTTGATAGCAGGATTTATAGGGTTGGCTATAGGACCATACGGAGTAAATATTCTTCGTTTTTCCAGCCATATGGGAAATTATACATCAGCATTTATGGTTATTGTATTCTCAGCGATTGCTTATGGAAGTTTCTCTGTAGTTAAAGAAGAGAAGAGACTTGGGGAATTAAAAGAATCAAAAGGGGAAAGTTTAAAAAGAATACTTGCTTTATATGTTTATCGTTCTATTGCCTCAATATTGGTATACATAGTTCCAATTGGTGTGGGAGTATATATTATAGATAAATTTATTATGAAACTTCCAGAAGGATTTACTATCCTTGTTGGTGGAGGATTTGTAGGAGGACATGGTACTAACGCAGCATTTGGATCAGCAGTAACAGAAGCAACTGGATGGGCAGGAGCTACAGACGTTGGAATGACATTTGCTACAGTAGGGGTTCTTGTAGGACTTATTGGTGGAATAATAATGATAAAAAATGCTACTAATAAGAAATATACAAGTTTTGTAAATAGATTTGATGCTCTGCCTGAGCAATTTAAAACAGGTTGGATGCCAGAAAATAATGAGCCTGAAATGGGTAAGGAAATGGTAAGTCCAATAGCTTTAGATCCATTAGCTTGGAGTTTCTTAATGATAATAATTCCAACTGGGCTTGCTTATGCAACTATTAAGTATGTAAGAATTTATCTTGCTACAATGCCTACATATTTATGGGCTTTCCTTATAGCAGTAGCTATGACACAATTATTGAAATATTCTGGAATTGGAAAACATGTAGATAAGCGTTCTATATCAAGAATAAGTGGAAGTGCAACTGATTTCCTTGTATTCTTCGGAGTAGCAGGAATTAAAATTGAAATAGTTATGCAGTTTGCAATGCCGATTATAGTTTTATCAGCTATGGCTCTTGGAAGTTTATTGCTTTGTATGTATTTTATAGGACCTCGTCTAAACAACAAATACTGGTTTGAGCGTTGTATATTTGTATATGGATATTGTACAGGAGTATATGCAATAGGACTGACACTTCTAAGAATATGTGATCCAGAAGGAAAATCAAAGACTTTAGAAGATGCAGCAGTAACTTCACCAATAGACTTTGTTGAGTACTATACTCTGCTTTTAGGACCAATTCTATTGAGTACTGGAAGAGTAAATACCTTTATGACAGTTATGGTTATAACAT
Coding sequences within it:
- a CDS encoding DUF6506 family protein — translated: MRILKKKFAFILMGNHYTPEVHKAVFETENQVTYICTIKNFDEMEDKIKYLVEEGVGAIELCGAFGKEKADEVVKMTDNKVAVGYIVHDPSLDPLFKKFFGN
- a CDS encoding alanine dehydrogenase; this translates as MKVGLLKDIKDGEFRTIMTPNEAAELVSLGAEVYVETGAGEGASFEDADYVKAGAKIAKDMKEIYATCDFVTKVKELEECEFDLLREGQIIFTCLHPAASKDEVDVLLKSKVIAFTAEDTHRYGSPNCEIAGKLGLLKGAEHLLRTNGGSGQLICGAGGAPAANILIIGAGLAGTGALQLAYGLGANITVMDINVKILRDLIERYPGINTMISNSANIKALMPNLDIIVNCVKWPKHRKDHLVTREMLSMMKKGSVIVDVSADVGGAIETYHHTTHENPTFVVDGIVHYGVDNIPGAASKTTSIAYAASVIEHFKSIVQNGVKEACRLNGYLRRSMTSYMGVLTHEETSAIQGREWVTPEEMLGLEEGTYSIAPKATSTSSKPTTCKK
- a CDS encoding sigma-54 interaction domain-containing protein, which gives rise to MELIKNLFGEKGYIDGITIIDTKGEILFTVKFNSKLNNNSEGYEVIGKNFYEIYENLSGNKSSMYRAMELEMPIYVKNQKLKPRNHKEILISSLSIPIKSGGRVVGAIDLSSEEITDPKRFEKDTEISLDELKKINLKDLSLNKNGARYTLDDIITNNFEMKQLKEFIKTISDSYLPVMIYGETGTGKELFAQAIHNESKRKDKPFIAQNCAAIPENLLESIFFGTAKGAFTGAVDSPGLLETADGGTIFLDEINSMPMNLQSKLLRALQENKIRRIGAKDVIDINVKIIAALNKDPMKAIEDNELRMDLYYRLSVLNITIPPLRERKDDISVLVNYFVAKYNELLEKNVRYISSEICQTFQTYDWPGNIREIEHIVAFGMSVIRPDEEKLEFSDLERKWIEITGKKKQKTELPVKDLKTMVEEYEKNVIEKVLEMSMHNISKASLILKIPRQTLQRKIKQYEL
- a CDS encoding sodium/glutamate symporter is translated as MDFSIEVLFLDLMKAAVLIFLGHMLRSKVKFLQNLYIPSSLIAGFIGLAIGPYGVNILRFSSHMGNYTSAFMVIVFSAIAYGSFSVVKEEKRLGELKESKGESLKRILALYVYRSIASILVYIVPIGVGVYIIDKFIMKLPEGFTILVGGGFVGGHGTNAAFGSAVTEATGWAGATDVGMTFATVGVLVGLIGGIIMIKNATNKKYTSFVNRFDALPEQFKTGWMPENNEPEMGKEMVSPIALDPLAWSFLMIIIPTGLAYATIKYVRIYLATMPTYLWAFLIAVAMTQLLKYSGIGKHVDKRSISRISGSATDFLVFFGVAGIKIEIVMQFAMPIIVLSAMALGSLLLCMYFIGPRLNNKYWFERCIFVYGYCTGVYAIGLTLLRICDPEGKSKTLEDAAVTSPIDFVEYYTLLLGPILLSTGRVNTFMTVMVITLVVSFIAAFVLKLWNVPQKERISDAELEI